GGTCGCCAAGCTGTCCACGAAGCAAGTTGACTTCCTGAAAGTGGGATGGCATAAAGAATGTCACAGAATGATGGGGAAAAATCCATTTGACATCCAATGGCATTCTACTTCTGTTTTGTGGAGTAGTAGTAGGTAAAAGTGAGATTTTGATTCAGGTTGTCTGGGCTGAATCTCTTTTCACCACTTAGAAGGGCCTCAATTTCttcgtctgtaaaatggacataataatcGGACATTTTTCCAGAAAGTTATTGTGAGATCTAGAAGAGTTAATCTACACATAATTAACTTATAAAAGTTAATTATGACACATAGTAAGgtgtcaataaatgttagctatgatTGTCATCAACAAATATTCAAAGAGCAAATGTACTTTGTTACATCATTCAGCTTTTCATTTTCTAGCTTTATCAatcactttatattttatgtatcaatcactttatattttatgacttttaaaagtttataaatgcGGAATATTTAAAAACACTGGTCCAGATAGTGCATGAGTCCTTATCCCTTTTTTGAAACGGACTTCACAGTCTGCTTCTCAGACTGATTTTCATACCCTGTGGATTGGAGCTAGGGGTGGCATAAAGCCTCCAAAGGAAGCCATTTGTGAAGTTACTCACCTCCTCCACAAaggcaagggcaggagaagagtTTGGTTCCTTTGTCTGGCACTGTCTAGGGGCTATTTCACATGTTAATTCAGAGACACGCTGGAATGATCAGGTTGAATAGTAATAATGCCTCGAGTAGTTTTccgcttttttgtttgtttgttttttgagatggagtcttgctctgttgcccaggttggagtgcagtggcgagatctcggctcactgcaacctccgcctcctgggttcaagctattctcctgcctcagcctcctgagtagctgggactacaggcacccgccaccatgcccagctaatttttgtatttttagtagagatggggtttcatcatattggccaggctggtctcgaactcctgaccttgtgatccacctgcctcagcctcccaaagtgctcggattacaggcatgagccaccgcgcttggccctGCCTGGAGTAGTTTTATTCCAGCTTAAGCAACATCCGCCCAAATTTGATTTACAAACATCAACAGATCATCTGTCAGTGTTAAGTACGTTACTCTCGGAGTCCTTCAGTGGCGTTGCCGCTTTCCTTACCTCTTCATGGTTTTTCTTAAGGCAAAGGAGATCTTCCTTCAGAGACTCCACATGGGCCTCCAGATCAGATTTGCACAGGGTCAGCTCATCCAGGATCCCATGCAGGCCACTGATGTCTGCCTCTAATAGCTGGCGAAAGGACAGTTCACTCTCGTACCTTTCACGGCAAAAGAGAAATCCAATGCTTACTTTGCTGAACGCTGTGCAAAGTGTGGGGATACGTGGAGGATCGACACATGGACTTCAGGAAGCCACATGCATAATTTCTCTTAATTCCTAAGTAATGATAAATTTAAGCTTTTAAAACATTcttgactttaaaatattatatagagaatattcgtgtgtatgtgtgtgtgtgagagagagagagagattaagagagagaaagagagagagagccataaattattttcaaattaaaattaaggcggggcgtggtggctcatgcctgtaatcccagcactttgggaggccgaggcaggtggatcacctgaggtcaggagttcaagaccagcctggtccacatggtgaagccccatctctactgaaaatacaaaaattagctgggtgtgggtggcagcgcacgcctgcctgtaatcccggctactcaggaggctgaggcaggagaatcgcttgaacccaggaagcagaggttgcagtgagccgagatagcgccattgcactccagcctgggcgacaagagtgaaactcctcaaaataagtaaattaaattaaattaaattaaacttacTTTGACTTAAAGTCATCAGTGGCCAGTTTGCAGTTGTCAAGCTGTACAGCAAGTCTAGAATTCTCTGCTTTCGTGCATAAGATCTGGGAAGCAAGCCATTATGTGACAAATGATTCTTTGAGAGAAACCTAAATAAACTTCTATCCAACAGCTATGCCATTAGTTATCTTTTGAAAGTCTTTATAAGAAAGTATAAAATCACCCTCAGCCTGCTTTTCTTATTGACCTTGTCGCTTCATGAAGAAAAAAGCAGTGCCAATTTAGAagcaaaatagagaaataaaaaggtttAGTTTTTTAATAACATAAGACACTTTGCAACATCCCTAGGCAGTTGAACACCATTAACGTTTTCTCCATCAGTAGTTTGTATTATGACTATATCCTCTCCTATAATAATAGAAATTCATCAAGGAGACAAGAAAATGATTACTAGGTGGTTAAAAAGATGGCATTTGACGATTTGTGTTCAGATAATATAAATGTTCAGTGTCAAATACAAAAGCGATTTTGGATGTAATACAGTTTTTCTGCATTCTATAGATGATGAAGGAAAAGCCTAAGGGCGAGTTACTTTATTATAGTCACTCAGTTATCAGGGGTAGTTCTGGCGCTGGTGCTGAGGTTTTCTGACTTTCAGTCCAGTGGTCTCCCCTATGTACCATTAACTCCTGGAATTCCCCTTTCCCTTGGTTGCCTTCTGTAAAACAGTCCCTTCTGGTAGAAAGATAAAGCAAGTCATAGATCCGGAAGGTGGAGCACTAGGGCAACAGGACACACACCTTTTGTTGGAGATCTTCAATGGTGTTGAAGTAACACTGATAATCCGGGCACACCATTGGGATATCCTGTTCACATTGTTCTTGGATCCTGGATTCCAGCTCTGCGTTGGTCTCCTCCAGGCTGCGCACCTTCTCCAGATAGTTGGCAAGTCTGTCATTCAGGAACTGCATTGTCTCCTTCTCATTGCTAGTGAACACCCCATCCTCACACCAGGCACAGTTCCCCACCAAGCAGGGACTGTTACAATTCCCAGTAAAGTAGCATGGCAGGAGGCAACCGGTCAGCCCACGAGACCTGGATAGGAAGCTTGGAGTCTGACATCGGGATGTAGCACAGGCACCGGGGAGACAAGCTGTTTCTATGGAACAGCTTGAGGCAGGTGCACAACCGGAGGCCGTGGTACAGGATTCAGGAGAGCAGTGCGTGGAGGAGCAGTCAGAAGTCATCCTTCCAGAAGCAAAGACAGAGGCTGGCTGCAAAACTTCAGTTGCCTTGACTCCAAAACTCTCCTTCCCTCCTGAGAGTTTTATAACGCCCCAAAATGGGTGTTTACAGACTGCACCGGATGTTTTCTTTATCACTGATGGTGCCAGTTTTCATACAAACATCTCATTAGAGTTGTTTATTTACTGAGGAAGAGTTTTATGCCTCATAAAAGAGGGATAACTTTAGGTTACTGAAGCAGGACCTACACCATTTCCATGTGCCAGACAAAACACTTATTTCAGAAAATTGTCAAAGGAAACATTGTCCTTTTgacagaataagaaaagaaagagaaaatttggcCAATCAATAATTATAGATACAACTCATTACAAATCAGGAAAATAACATGTCCACAGATTTTGATTCTGTGCATTGATGGCTTGGGTCcccttttaaaattagtattacagctcataaaatgacatttatttgtttgtgcCACCACCATAAAAATGGTCAGTGTGATTAGCAATCTTTCAATGCTTTTTGTGTTCTCAGAGTATGTGCTGACAAGACTGGAGGAGTGAGCTATATATTGGGCttaatgtgtgcgtgtgtgtttgtgtgtgtgtatacaaacatGTCTACCTTCGTACAAATGGAAAAGTCACTTTACATAACTGATAGGAATAACTTGTTTTTCTGCAGGCTAAAATGTAAATTGGTTAGAGCTGGAATTATgatctttgattttctgaaacTTGCCTTCTCCccatttctcatttcttgttGTTAGATAAGTTATACTATTTTACCTGTATTTCTAATGAGAGTGAAATATAAATTGTAAGTTATAACCTTTTAGTCCTTGGGAATTCCTCAATGATTATACTTCAGAGTAGGGACAAGGAACCCACAGGAGTCTTTTCTTCTGAGATATACAGCCTGttttctcctatttatttatttatgaaggcctgaatttcatgaaaattaaaaatgctggaacttgcaaaataaaattttatttaggttCCAAATCAGTGATTCCACTAGATGAAATCTCTGGTGCCAAATCTGACAGATAGGAACTTGAGATGTGTAACTTTTTTGGATTCTGTCTTGGATTTCAGCTCCATTATGAAGCATAATCTATTTCACTTTGCTTGGTTTTAGTCgttatgtttatttcattttcaaaggtGCATAGAGAAAATTGCCTGTAGAATTTTTAAGAACattataggaaaagaaaacacagtaatctgaaaaagttaaaaattttttgatccagaataaacttattttttcccctaatcCTGAGTGCTACTTCCTAGGTAGCTGATAATAGAAACCAAACCAGAAGAACATATGTAAGTGAGTTAaaatagtctctgaggatttATTACTCCCTGGGCAGAGTTGGGTTTGAATTTAGTGATTCTCTTTACACATCAACACTTATGCAAAAAGTTCTTAGAGTGTCTCATGGTATATTGATGCTGCTCTGCAACGAATATGAGTTCAAGGATTCAAAAACACTTCTGAAAAATTACAAATCTctgaaagaaaattcttttcaCAGTAACCTAAtgagtcaaaagaaaaatatctttgaagAAAACCCACGTTTTGGTTGTCCATCACAGGTTCCAGTTAGCTAAAGTGCAGTCATGTAACTGcaggtaaaataagaaatatttccttttgtctGGAACTAATTTCTAATTGTAAAGTACTGGTTACTAGTTAGTGTCCTGCAGGGTAGgactatttattttgttcttgattAATTAGGTAGTGTTGTATAATAATGATCTATAGCTATAGTCTCCATCGTAGAATATGGAAATCACCCAGAATTCATTTCTGTGGAGTCCTCCTTAGGGAAGAGAAGTCAGGCTGGCAGGACCagaggaaagcaaaaaaaaaaaaaaaaaaaagaaagcagatacGCTATAAGATTCACCTTCTTCATCATGGTCCAGGACACATAGCCCTCCTGCACAATATTTCTGCACCCAGCTATTACCAGACTTTCAGCTGATAGAAAAATGcaacttagctcactgcaacctttgtgtTATCAGTACTGCACAAACCCTCTTCAGCACAGAGCACAAGCACCATGCTGTAAAATCTCCAGCACACCTTTTTCTCCTTGCAgacagccccttctctgctgtgctgcccatTGCTTCCTTGCAAcgtattttcatactttctctaataaatctgcctttctttacctacaactaTGTTGATAAATTCTTTTTACCCCCATGCCACCAGCCCCAGATAGTCGCTAATCACCCGTGACAATTTCTGTGGTGCATCATCATCAGAAGAAAGGAGCATTgggaatacagaaaaagaaatagatgtcATGAAAGGCcatgataaaaaaacaaaaacagaaaacaacaacaaaaacaaacaaaagcactgTAGTTTATTTTGTATAATACTTACAACATCCACCTAGGCTGCCAGAATCATTTCCCTAAAATACCCACCTGCTTTTCGTCGCCCTCCACTTATGGAGTGCAAGCTTTCTACCTTGGCAAATATGACCTTCTCTAACCTAGTGCCCATTTACCTTTCTGGGCTCACTTCGTGATGTTCTCTTTCACAAACCCTAAGCTCCAGCCATCCTTCAAGCTTTGTAGGTACTATTTTCTTGGTCAAATGCTCTTCTGCCATTCCTTTCCTGGATGAACTCACATGTCAAGACTTAGCTGAAACATCATTCAGCTGCCTCATGTGGAGGTGGGGCTCCTCCCAGAGCACTTCGCATGCATTTCTGCTATAGCAGTTGTCTTGTGGCTTTTAACATTTGTGCATCAGGTTATAAGAGTTTACATGCGGCTTTAAGAAATTTGGCTCAGGGCCAAGGCTAGTATATACACGCAGTAACAAGGTTGATTTTCACTGTTTTGGGCAACAACCTAAGTAACTTTAACAGTGCCTGGGAATGTTCAAGGCCCGGCTCGGGTTCAAGCTGCAAGGGGAACACACAGCTGGCCGGGCCACGGGATGATCAAGGCACTCTGTTTCCCAAGGCAAAGAAGGAAGTGGGGGCTGATCTGGGGGACCCTACAGTACGATCAATCATCTTGAATGACTTGGTCACTCTACATTATCTTTTACATAAATTGCTTTATTCAATTAGTTGACAGGATTAGCAAATGGATTTTTTCCCCCATCTATGTTGATGAGAAATATtgcctgtaattttcctttcttctaatgACCtagctaggttttggtatcaagttGTATACTGGGTTCACAATATGGCTTGGCTTTGTGTCCCACCCAAacgtcatcttgaattgtaatccccaaatcCCCACGTGTTAggtgagggacctggtgggaggtgattgggtcataggggcagtttcctctttgctgttcttgtaatagtgagtgagttctcaggaaacCTAATGGTTTTGTAAGTGTGTGACAGTTCCTGCTTCACACGCTGTCTCTCACTGGCCCCCATTGTAAgaagtgcctgcttccccttccaccattattgtaagtttcctgaggcctccctagccatgtggaactgggacTCAATTacacctccttcctttataaattatccagtctcagatatttctttataacagtgtgagaatggagtAATACGGTTCATAAATTAAATTGAGAAATGTTTCCTCTTTATTTCATGAGATTCTATTAGATTagtgttatttcttccttaaatgtttgatggaGTCCAGTGAGGCCATCTCTTCCAGGAGTCTCCCATGTGAAaaagttgtgttttgtttttaactaggaaaaaaaagtctgggcatggtggctcaagcctgtaatcccagcattttgggaggccaggcaggcagatcacttaagggcagagtttgagaccagcctggctaatatgctgaagccttgtctccactaaaaatacaaaaaatagctgggcatagtggcaaacacctgtagtcctagcttttcgggaggctgaggcatgaaaattggtgaaacctggaaggtggaggttgcagtgagtcgagatcacaccattgcactctagcttggatgagagtgagactccgtttcaaacacacatacacatacacacacgcccacacacacaaatatatatatatttgcttacctctacatcaaatattaaaaaatatcaaattgcTTACCTCTACATATAGAAACCCCACAAAGCTATTCAGttgttctatttcattttgtgtgAAAGTTGCATTTTTCAAGGAGTTTGTTCACTTCACCTAAGTtgcaaaaatactgaaataaagtgGTTCGTAATAATCCTTATCATGAATTTTAGTATCTGTAGTGTCTATATATTCTCACTATTTAATTCCAGAtgttggtaatttgtgttttatCTCATGCTTCCCCCATCAATCTGGCTTGATGTTCATCAGATTAATACTAacgtattgtatatttcaaagttgcTGAAAGAGTACATTTTTTATGTTCTCACCATAAAACAATGATAAGGTGttaggtgatggatatgttaattagcttgatttactGTTTCCACAATGCATAAATCAAAACACCACATTGTACCCCacaaacatatgtatacacaattattatttgccaactaaaaaataactaaatagaaGTACTTCATGAATCCTTTCAAAGAATCATATTTTAGCTTCATTAATTTCCTCAttgctttctatttcattgacttctgatattatgtttattatttctttctttctacttactTTGAATTTTagttgttctttttctatttagttgaaatgaaaacttaagtGATTGAAGAAGATATAAATGAAGGTGATAAAGATGtaaatcttattttctaatataatcaTTTGCTGTATATTTTCTACTAATCCAATGCTGTATgtgtcttattaatttttaaaatcttgtgtttccattatcattcagctcataatatttattaagctgtATTGGTATTTATTATTTGATCCATAGGTTATTAGAACTGTGTTGTTTGATTTTCAAGTATTTGgtgatttttctaaatatcttattgatttctcatttaattccgTTGTGGTCAGataacatattttgttagattttggAATTTATGGAGACAAATTTAATGGCCCAGAATATAGTCTACTTTGGTGAGAGTTCCTtgtgcatttgaaaagaatgtatattctgtaattGTAAGGGGTGACATTCTGTGAATGTAACTGGGTAAAATTGCTTGATACTATTATTCAAATCTTCTTTATCCTTGGTAATTTTCTTGTCTGTTTGTTCTCTCAGATACTGACAGGGGATATTAAAATCATGAAATGTGATTTTGGATTTATCTGTTTCTCTCTTgacttctgggatttttttttttgccttatttattttgaagctctgttattggGTCATATTTTTATGGATTATGGGACCACCTGATGAATTTTccctttttcattatgaaatatcaCCTTAAAAATTATCTAATATTTAAATGACCAAACTTCTTTCTTATCATTACTATTTGCATGGTATGTCTTTTTTTCAGACTATAGCATTCAATTTTCTTGtgcttttatatttaaagcaaatctcTTTTAAACAGCATAgtgttgggttttctttttaaatccaatCTGACATCCTCTGACTTTTTATTGGAGTGCTTACTttataattaatgtaattattgatacgGTTGGTTTAAAATCtaccatcttgctatttgttttttatttccatgtcttttcgcttcccttcccctttgtttCTCATCTTATTTTGGGCCAATCAAACattctactttattttctatGCTAGCTTTATAAGTATATATCTTTTAATGGCTTTTCTAAAGGGTGGGATAGTTCTCCCAGGATTATGATATGCATCTTTACATTATTACAGTCCACTTGGAATTAATAATGTAGCACTTTATGTAAAATACGAGAACCTTACCACAGTAGAGTTCTTTTTGCTCCTTTCTGTTCTTTGTGCTATTGTTGTCAAATTGCTTACTTCTGCATGTAGAAACCCCACAATGccattgtttttgctttaaataattgtcttttagaatattgagaaaacaaaaaagagaaagtctcATATTTTATCCATGTATTTAccattttcagtgatttttttccttcctgaaggTCTGAGACTTCATTTTGTATCATTActcttaaaatgctttttattgtggcaaaatacaagtaacataaaatttactatcttaactgTTTTAAAGTGTACAACCCAGTGGTATTAAGTATATTCAAATGTTGTGTGGGCATCACCACCATCCTTCTCCATAACTCTCTTcaccttttaaaactgaaactctgtttcCTTTAAACAACTGCCCATTAACCCCACCCTTGTGTCCTGGCAAGAACTGTTCtacttttcatctctgatttttttactacatttaactacctcatataagtgaaagcATATAAATGAATagtatctttttgtgactggcttacttcacttagcacaatgtcttcaaGGTTAATTCACgttgtggcatgtgtcagaaAGTCCTTCccttttagggctgaataatattccattgtatggatgtaccacattttgattatccatccatctatcaatgaatgcttgtttgttttcatattttagctATTGCGATTATTGCTGCTATGGACACAAGTATACAAATGTCTTtagagaccctgctttcaattcttttgggcatatacccagaagtggaaatGCAGTATTAAAAGGCAattctacatttaattttttgaggaactgctatattgtttttcatagtcACTGTACAATTTTACCTTCCTACCAGCAATGCTTGAGGGttctagtctctctctctctatatatataaaatatatataggtatatatattttttgtgttttttttttttttgaccgagtcttgctctgtcacccaggctggagtgcagtggcaccatcttggctcagtgcaacctctgcctcccaggttcaagtgattctctttcttcagcctccgaagtagctgggattacaggagcccaccaccactcctggctaatttttgtatttttagtagagacgggatttccccatgttggccgggctgatctcaaactcctgacctcaagtgatctgcctgccttggcctcccaaagtgctgggattataggcatgagccaccacacctggccgttttgttttttgtattttattttatagtagccatcctaatgggtgggaggtgatgtctcattgtagttttgatttgcactttgctaatgattagtgatgtgatGCTAAGTAGCTTTGcctgtgcttattggctatttgtatatgttttttgaagaaatgtctattcaagttctcTGTGCTTTTCTGaactggtttgtttgttttctgtcgtTGAGGTAAAATTACTCTTAAACCACAAGGACTTCCTTAGTGTTTCTTATAGTATAGATTTTCAGGCACTTAAAAAAGAAGTCAGCTTTATTCAcctaaaagtgtttttattttttctttaatattgaaGGTTGTTTTTGCAGACTGTAGTGTTCacagtttttttcctttaggaCCTTATAAATGAGGTTTGATTTTCCTCTGACACCCATTTTATCTAAAGAGAAGTCagacattcattttttctttgctgccttctatttgattttttttttttcttaactgttaTTCAGCAGTTTGACTGTGATATGTgtaggtggtgtgtgtgtgtgtgtgtgtgtattgcaaTTATCCTGCTAAGAGTTTGTTGAGATTCTTGAATATGTGGGTTAATAAAATATGTcatcaaattttgaaaatttttgctttcattccctcccaaatttttatttcctattctttAACTCCTGTCAATTCTGAGACTCCAATTTCATCCTTGTTTCACCACTTGATACTTTCCCACAGGCTTCTTagcttcttcaattttttttcaatcctTTTTTCTACCCTGATAGGCTGGAACCTCAAAGTCTGTTAATAGTGAATGACCTCTGTTATCTCCATTCAGCTTCTAACCACCCAGCAGCCACTCTTTGCTGTGCCTGATGGAATTTCAGCCAGCGTATATGCAACTGTGCCTTCTGTAAGTACTTGAGAACTTTTACACAGTCTTCTTCACTTACCTACATATATCTTCTTCCTCTCCAGAATAGCTTTCCAAACTCCATTTAGATACAGCTACTCGTGCTGCAAATGTGACATGTCTAGAGCAAGAAGAACAGAGTATTTCCATCTTGaattctctcctccttctctccttctagGTTGCAGTCAATTCCTCTTTGACCATATCTTTCCCATTTTACCCCCATGACAACAGTCTTCATTGTTCTCAATTTTATGATCCCACAGCACTTTACTAATACTCCTGGTAGAAcacatcattttttttattataacacAGCAATTGACATTtgacaaataattattaactGTAGGAAGAAACAAATGGATgttgtgtttgtatttgtttcaCCTGCCAGATGGTTAGCTTATTTTCAGCAAGGATAATAAAACACAGGACACACCATGGGCATTTAATAAATCTTAGTTGAATAAATAAtgacattattataattttttcataaatagctcatGTCATATGGATTAGTTTATGTATTTTGTCATATTTGGTGTTTGGGTAATGTTCAATATTTCTCAACCTgtctgaaaccattttttttggAGGACAAGTCAGGAAAAGTCTACTTTCAAATATGCCGATGTACTAGACCATCTTATATGCAAGGAcgtttaattttcttaaaacagcaagaacagcaaaattaaatttttgtccATACTGCCACCATTTTTAGTTTCACTAAGGTTCCCAGTTTTTCTTAAAATGC
The Papio anubis isolate 15944 chromosome 17, Panubis1.0, whole genome shotgun sequence genome window above contains:
- the KRT40 gene encoding keratin, type I cytoskeletal 40, with protein sequence MTSDCSSTHCSPESCTTASGCAPASSCSIETACLPGACATSRCQTPSFLSRSRGLTGCLLPCYFTGNCNSPCLVGNCAWCEDGVFTSNEKETMQFLNDRLANYLEKVRSLEETNAELESRIQEQCEQDIPMVCPDYQCYFNTIEDLQQKILCTKAENSRLAVQLDNCKLATDDFKSKYESELSFRQLLEADISGLHGILDELTLCKSDLEAHVESLKEDLLCLKKNHEEEVNLLRGQLGDRLSVELDTAPTLDLNRVLDEMRCQYETVLANNRREAEEWFAVQTEELNQQQLSSAEQLQGCQTEILELKRTANALEIELQAQQSLTESLECTVAETEAQYSSQLAQIQCLIDNVENQLAEIRCDLERQNQEYQVLLDMKARLEGEINTYRGLLDSEDSRLSCNPCSTTCTSSNTCEPCSAYVICTVENCCL